AAATCAGATCATGAAATTATTCAAATATATACTGTGGGTAGCTGGTATTGCGCTTGTGCTCACATCCTGCTCCAAGGAGCTGGAAAGGATTAACAAAAATCCGAACGAAGCCGAATCCGCACAGCCGGATTACCTGCTCACCAATGGGATCAAAATGAACGTGGATACTTACTGGGGCACTGATGCTGCGATGGAAACAAGCCTGCTGTATGTGCAGTACTGGGCCAAGATCCAGTACACGGACCCGGATAGATATATTCCTGCATCTACCAATATCCAGACCGTGTGGAATAACTTTTATGCACAGGGTGTAGAGGATTTCACTACCCTGATCCAGTTGGGCGATACATTGCACAACCCGAACTACAAAGCCGTTGGTATCATCATGCGTTCCTGGATTTTCCAGGTGCTGACTGACCTGTATGGCGATGTGCCTTATACGCAGACAGCGAACATTGAAAAATACCTGACACCAAAATACGATAACCAGCGTGATATCTACCTGGGATTGCTGGCAGAGCTGAAAACAGCAGCAGGCCTGATCAATACCAGTGGTGATGCCATTAGTGGAGATGTGTTGTATAGTGGTAATATGACTAAATGGAAGAAGTTTGCGAACTCCCTGCGGCTGCGCATCGCGCTGAGGATAGCGGACCAGGAGTTTGATGCAGCGAAAGCCGTGTTCGACGAAATTGGTGCTGACAACAGTGCTTTGATTGCTGCGAACAGCGAGGCTGCACAGCTGGTATACCTGGCATCTCCTAACCAGAACCCGGTGGGAAAAAACAGGGAGACACGGAATGATTACCGTATCAGTAAGACGGTGGTAGATTTACTGCGTTCCTACAATGATCCCCGTCTGAATATATATGCAGCGTTTCCTAAAGAGACAAATGTGATACTGGG
This window of the Chitinophaga sancti genome carries:
- a CDS encoding SusD/RagB family nutrient-binding outer membrane lipoprotein — its product is MKLFKYILWVAGIALVLTSCSKELERINKNPNEAESAQPDYLLTNGIKMNVDTYWGTDAAMETSLLYVQYWAKIQYTDPDRYIPASTNIQTVWNNFYAQGVEDFTTLIQLGDTLHNPNYKAVGIIMRSWIFQVLTDLYGDVPYTQTANIEKYLTPKYDNQRDIYLGLLAELKTAAGLINTSGDAISGDVLYSGNMTKWKKFANSLRLRIALRIADQEFDAAKAVFDEIGADNSALIAANSEAAQLVYLASPNQNPVGKNRETRNDYRISKTVVDLLRSYNDPRLNIYAAFPKETNVILGVTNGLATDSANKLGLNKTSDVGAVFTASTAPGVIFNYAELLFIKAEAAQRGLLSGDAADLYNQAITASLKQYNVSDADVATYLAQASVAYDATNYRKSIGEQKWLALFGEGLEGFAEWRRLDYPVLAPAYRGVLGGKIPLRLTYPSAEQALNGANYKAAVAHQGADQLVTRLWFDVR